A stretch of the Brevundimonas sp. MF30-B genome encodes the following:
- a CDS encoding gamma-glutamyltransferase family protein, with amino-acid sequence MRRRTFLSALPAGALAASTASAQATPPAAGRPMEAAPPAVRRPDPYAGIGIGDRITGPKFVGRSTVWGANGAAATAHPTATLIGIDTLRRGGSAIDAAIAINAALGFLEPVANGIGGDAYAMLWDPAQRKVVGLNGSGNSPLGLSLATARSKARPNGYLPSYGAVTVNVPGTVDAWWSAHQRYGKLPWKDVLMPVVELCEQGVPMPQVIAYYLERNMAGFDRNADQMEENDNRKKVYAPGGATPKVGQIFANPDLAATYRAIAEGGREAFYDGVLADHMERYFRRIGGWMTRQDLKAHQTEWVEPIMTDYRGVQVYGLGPNTQGLSTNQILNICEQFDLKGMGFQSAASIHHQAEAKRLAFEDRARFFADQRFSAAPVEWLNSKAYAAQRARLIRPDRVMDRIFPGDAPTQGDTTYFSVADKDGMMVSWIQSNYRGMGSGLVPDGPDGRTLGFMFQDRGELFALTDGHPNVYAPGKRPFHTIIPGFAVRDGQPWMAMGVMGGGMQPQGQAQIIINMVDYGLDPQEAGDSPRWQHYGSSEPTGQPAEGVGRLHLESGVPDATKRQLEALGWTLGRPDGGFGGYQNVVMQQNPGARWTYGAASEMRKDGLALAY; translated from the coding sequence ATGCGTCGTCGCACCTTTCTGTCCGCCCTGCCCGCTGGCGCCCTGGCCGCATCAACTGCATCTGCGCAGGCCACGCCGCCCGCAGCCGGTCGTCCGATGGAGGCCGCGCCCCCTGCGGTGCGGAGGCCGGATCCCTACGCCGGCATCGGCATCGGCGACCGCATCACGGGGCCGAAGTTCGTCGGCCGCTCGACCGTCTGGGGCGCGAACGGCGCGGCCGCAACGGCTCATCCCACCGCCACCCTCATCGGCATCGACACCCTGAGACGCGGCGGGTCGGCCATCGACGCCGCCATCGCCATCAACGCCGCGCTCGGCTTTCTGGAGCCGGTCGCCAATGGCATCGGCGGCGACGCCTACGCCATGCTTTGGGATCCGGCTCAGCGCAAGGTTGTGGGCCTTAACGGTTCTGGAAACAGCCCGTTGGGCCTGTCGCTGGCGACCGCCCGCTCCAAGGCGCGGCCCAACGGCTACCTCCCCAGCTACGGCGCCGTGACCGTCAACGTCCCTGGCACAGTCGACGCCTGGTGGAGCGCCCACCAGCGCTACGGCAAGCTGCCGTGGAAAGACGTCCTGATGCCGGTGGTCGAGCTGTGTGAGCAGGGCGTACCCATGCCCCAGGTGATCGCCTACTACCTGGAACGCAACATGGCCGGCTTCGACCGCAATGCCGACCAGATGGAGGAGAACGACAACCGCAAGAAGGTGTATGCACCCGGCGGCGCCACGCCCAAGGTCGGCCAGATCTTCGCCAACCCTGACCTGGCGGCCACCTATCGCGCCATCGCCGAGGGCGGCCGCGAAGCCTTCTATGATGGCGTGTTGGCCGACCACATGGAACGCTATTTCCGCCGCATCGGCGGCTGGATGACCCGCCAGGACCTGAAGGCGCACCAGACCGAATGGGTCGAGCCGATCATGACCGACTATCGCGGTGTCCAGGTCTATGGCCTGGGACCCAACACTCAGGGCCTGTCGACCAATCAGATCCTGAACATCTGCGAGCAGTTCGATCTCAAGGGCATGGGCTTTCAGTCCGCCGCCTCCATCCACCACCAGGCCGAGGCCAAGCGCCTGGCGTTTGAGGACCGCGCCCGCTTTTTCGCCGATCAGCGGTTCAGCGCCGCGCCGGTCGAATGGCTGAACTCCAAGGCCTACGCCGCCCAGCGCGCGCGGCTGATCCGCCCGGACCGCGTCATGGATCGCATCTTCCCCGGTGACGCTCCGACACAGGGCGACACCACCTACTTCAGCGTGGCCGACAAGGACGGGATGATGGTGAGCTGGATCCAGTCCAACTATCGCGGCATGGGCTCGGGCCTGGTGCCCGACGGACCGGACGGCCGCACCCTGGGCTTCATGTTCCAGGACCGCGGCGAACTGTTCGCCCTGACCGACGGCCATCCCAACGTCTACGCGCCGGGCAAGCGCCCCTTCCACACCATCATCCCGGGCTTTGCGGTGCGCGACGGCCAGCCCTGGATGGCGATGGGCGTTATGGGCGGCGGCATGCAGCCCCAGGGCCAGGCCCAGATCATCATCAACATGGTCGACTACGGTCTGGACCCGCAGGAGGCTGGCGACAGCCCGCGCTGGCAGCATTACGGTTCGTCCGAACCCACCGGCCAGCCCGCCGAGGGCGTCGGCCGACTGCATCTGGAGTCCGGCGTACCGGACGCGACGAAACGGCAGCTAGAGGCCTTGGGCTGGACGCTAGGCCGGCCCGACGGCGGCTTCGGCGGCTATCAGAACGTGGTCATGCAGCAAAACCCTGGCGCTCGCTGGACCTACGGCGCCGCGTCGGAAATGCGCAAGGACGGCCTGGCGCTGGCCTATTGA
- a CDS encoding ribonuclease HII, translating to MNTTRPFPTLALETLAREAAGGLVCGVDEAGRGPWAGPVSAAAVILNPDDLPAGIDDSKALTAARREVLEVEIKARAVAWGVGFATVEEIHDLNILHATGLAMCRAIEALEVQPIVALVDGNYRFKLPCDVRTVVGGDGLSLSIAAASILAKTARDRLMVDLDAQYPGYGFASHKGYNAPMHAAALKAMGPCPAHRRSWSPIRALLGET from the coding sequence ATGAATACTACCCGCCCCTTTCCAACCCTGGCGCTGGAAACCCTGGCGCGCGAAGCGGCCGGCGGCTTGGTCTGCGGCGTGGACGAGGCGGGGCGCGGTCCGTGGGCGGGACCGGTGTCGGCGGCGGCCGTCATCCTGAATCCAGACGATCTTCCTGCCGGCATCGATGACTCCAAAGCCCTGACCGCCGCGCGGCGAGAAGTGCTGGAGGTCGAGATCAAGGCTCGGGCCGTCGCCTGGGGCGTGGGCTTCGCCACGGTCGAGGAAATACACGACCTGAACATCCTGCACGCCACCGGCCTGGCGATGTGTCGAGCCATTGAGGCGCTAGAGGTTCAGCCGATCGTCGCGCTTGTGGATGGGAACTATCGCTTCAAGCTGCCCTGCGACGTGCGCACGGTCGTGGGCGGCGACGGCCTGTCGCTGTCGATCGCCGCCGCCTCGATCCTGGCCAAGACGGCGCGCGACCGACTGATGGTCGATCTGGACGCCCAGTATCCCGGCTACGGCTTCGCCAGTCACAAGGGCTACAACGCCCCCATGCATGCGGCAGCGCTGAAGGCGATGGGCCCGTGTCCGGCGCATCGACGCAGTTGGTCGCCGATCAGGGCCCTGCTGGGAGAGACCTAA
- a CDS encoding response regulator: protein MASLQSLQVLLVDDNQHMRAITSAVLQSAGMKRVIEASDGAAAVDVLRDHDVDLAIVDFNMFPLDGVEFTRLVRNSPDSANPYLPIIMMTGHSEKHRVMEARDAGVTEFVVKPITAKAVLDRIQAIILKPRPFVKTDGYFGPCRRRTDSGAYRGPMRRSTDPQPAQGDDASSAA, encoded by the coding sequence ATGGCCTCCCTGCAGTCGCTTCAGGTGCTTCTGGTCGATGACAACCAGCATATGCGCGCCATCACCTCGGCAGTTCTCCAGTCGGCGGGCATGAAGCGAGTGATAGAGGCGTCGGATGGGGCTGCGGCCGTCGATGTGCTGCGCGACCATGACGTCGATCTGGCGATCGTCGATTTCAACATGTTCCCTCTGGACGGGGTGGAATTCACGCGCCTGGTCCGCAACAGTCCTGACAGCGCCAACCCATACCTGCCGATCATCATGATGACCGGCCACTCGGAGAAGCACCGCGTCATGGAGGCGCGCGACGCCGGCGTGACCGAGTTCGTAGTCAAGCCGATCACGGCCAAGGCCGTTCTGGATCGCATTCAGGCGATAATCCTGAAGCCCCGCCCCTTTGTGAAGACCGACGGCTATTTCGGGCCGTGTCGTCGTCGTACGGACAGCGGCGCCTACCGCGGGCCCATGCGACGTTCAACCGATCCGCAGCCCGCTCAGGGCGATGATGCGTCCAGCGCGGCGTAG
- the folE gene encoding GTP cyclohydrolase I FolE yields the protein MSVTPVKPVLVSDETSKRPSREQALEAVRTLIAWAGDDPARPGLIDTPKRVVDAYGEWFEGYDADAGRELSRTFEDVQGYDDMVILRDIEVESHCEHHLAPFLGKASVAYLPGEKVVGISKLARVVEIFARRLQNQETLTNDIVAAIESHLQPRGVAVLVDATHQCMTTRGVHHRHVSTITTRFTGAFKSDPALTERFLKLAKD from the coding sequence ATGAGCGTCACCCCCGTAAAGCCCGTGCTGGTCAGCGACGAAACTTCAAAGCGCCCCAGCCGCGAACAGGCGCTGGAGGCCGTGCGCACCCTGATTGCCTGGGCCGGCGACGATCCGGCCCGGCCCGGACTGATCGACACGCCAAAGCGAGTGGTCGACGCCTATGGCGAGTGGTTCGAGGGCTATGACGCGGACGCGGGTCGCGAGCTGAGCCGCACCTTCGAGGACGTTCAGGGCTATGACGACATGGTCATCCTGCGCGACATCGAGGTCGAGAGCCATTGCGAGCACCACCTCGCCCCTTTCCTGGGCAAGGCTTCGGTCGCCTATCTGCCGGGCGAAAAGGTCGTCGGCATCTCCAAGCTGGCCCGCGTGGTGGAGATTTTCGCCCGGCGTCTGCAGAACCAGGAAACTCTGACCAACGACATCGTCGCCGCCATCGAATCGCATCTGCAGCCGCGTGGCGTGGCCGTTCTGGTGGATGCGACGCACCAGTGCATGACGACCCGCGGCGTGCATCACCGCCACGTTTCGACCATCACGACGCGCTTCACTGGGGCCTTCAAGTCCGACCCCGCGCTGACGGAGCGTTTCCTGAAGCTGGCGAAGGACTGA
- a CDS encoding M23 family metallopeptidase — protein MILTRRALFAAAAALAASPARADGLELSGQLRQGGFALGRTWPDAPIDLDDAPVGRASPRGMFVVGFDRDAPPTAKLQVGAGARRTIRTLEIARADFLQTRIDGLPADTVAPNDPALVERIAQEAALKARAFASQAPIDAFVDGFDWPLAAFRISSPWGAQRILNGMAARPHYGVDLAAPEGAPVLAPADGRVVLARTDLHLEGGLTLIDHGQGLITAYLHQSAIEIFEGQDVRRGQQIGRVGSTGRATGPHLCWRMKWRDRNLDPSLMVGFTKPASSANADGR, from the coding sequence GTGATCCTCACGCGCCGCGCGCTTTTCGCTGCCGCGGCGGCGCTGGCCGCCTCGCCGGCGCGCGCCGACGGGCTGGAACTGAGCGGCCAGTTGCGTCAAGGCGGCTTCGCCCTCGGCCGCACCTGGCCGGATGCGCCGATCGATCTCGACGACGCCCCGGTGGGTCGCGCATCGCCGCGCGGCATGTTCGTCGTCGGCTTTGATCGCGACGCTCCGCCGACGGCCAAGCTGCAGGTCGGCGCGGGCGCGCGCCGCACGATCCGTACGCTCGAAATCGCCAGGGCGGACTTCCTGCAGACGCGCATCGACGGCCTTCCGGCGGACACGGTGGCCCCGAACGACCCTGCGCTGGTCGAGCGCATCGCCCAAGAGGCCGCCCTGAAAGCGCGCGCCTTCGCAAGTCAGGCGCCGATCGATGCTTTCGTGGACGGGTTCGATTGGCCTCTTGCAGCGTTCAGAATCAGCAGTCCCTGGGGCGCCCAACGGATTCTCAACGGCATGGCGGCGCGGCCGCACTACGGCGTCGACTTGGCCGCACCGGAAGGCGCGCCCGTCCTGGCGCCGGCGGACGGGCGCGTGGTCCTGGCGCGGACCGACCTTCACCTGGAGGGCGGCCTGACGCTGATCGACCATGGCCAGGGCCTCATCACCGCCTATCTTCATCAGTCGGCCATCGAGATCTTCGAAGGTCAGGACGTTCGTCGCGGACAGCAAATCGGACGTGTGGGCTCCACAGGACGTGCAACAGGACCGCACCTCTGCTGGAGGATGAAGTGGCGCGACCGCAATCTGGACCCCTCGCTGATGGTGGGTTTCACCAAGCCTGCTTCAAGCGCGAACGCCGATGGACGCTGA
- the cysS gene encoding cysteine--tRNA ligase, with translation MPLHLHDTLRREKRPFAPRDPSRVTLYVCGPTVYDYAHIGNARPPVVFDVLVRLLRRTYEQVIYARNVTDVDDKINQKAAREGVPIGEVTARYEAAYLEDMARLNVSAPDIAPHVTDHIDAIVSQIQAIVDAGCAYAAEGHVLFDVSTYPAYGALSGRNLDDMIAGARVEVAPYKKNPHDFVLWKPSKADEPSWPSPWGDGRPGWHIECSAMIEKTLGLPIDIHGGGIDLVFPHHENEIAQGVCAHGHAHGDAAHDEYARYWMHNGFLTVDAEKMSKSIGNVLLLHDLVQAMPGEVVRWALLSAHYRQPLDWNQGLLDQSRKNLDRLYGALHRAANIEAVGDEPPVEFLKAIEDDLNTPGAMASLFALSSEIERGMTAGDVDAVALAKGQLIAAADLLGVLQSDPAEWFSGVDEGLKAEVEALLVERQAARSAKDWAEADRIRDRLNALNVVVMDGPTGATWRVKA, from the coding sequence ATGCCTCTGCACCTCCACGATACCCTGCGTCGTGAAAAGCGCCCGTTCGCACCGCGCGATCCGAGCCGGGTGACCCTCTATGTGTGCGGGCCGACGGTCTATGACTACGCCCACATCGGCAATGCGCGGCCGCCCGTGGTGTTCGACGTGCTGGTGCGCCTGCTGCGCCGGACCTATGAGCAGGTGATCTACGCCCGCAACGTCACCGACGTAGACGACAAGATCAATCAGAAGGCCGCGCGCGAAGGCGTGCCGATCGGCGAGGTCACGGCCCGCTACGAGGCGGCCTATCTCGAGGACATGGCCCGGCTGAACGTCTCGGCGCCCGACATCGCACCGCACGTCACCGACCACATCGACGCCATCGTCAGCCAGATCCAGGCCATCGTTGACGCCGGCTGCGCCTATGCGGCGGAGGGCCATGTGCTGTTCGATGTGTCTACCTACCCGGCCTATGGCGCGCTGTCGGGCCGGAACCTGGACGATATGATCGCCGGCGCCCGCGTCGAGGTCGCGCCCTACAAGAAGAATCCGCACGACTTCGTGTTGTGGAAGCCGTCCAAGGCCGACGAGCCGTCCTGGCCTTCGCCCTGGGGCGACGGCCGGCCGGGCTGGCACATCGAATGCTCGGCCATGATCGAGAAGACGCTGGGCCTGCCCATCGACATCCACGGCGGCGGCATCGACCTGGTGTTTCCGCACCACGAAAACGAGATCGCCCAGGGCGTCTGCGCCCACGGCCACGCGCATGGCGATGCGGCGCACGATGAATACGCCCGCTACTGGATGCACAATGGCTTTCTGACCGTGGATGCCGAGAAGATGTCCAAGTCGATCGGCAACGTCCTGCTGCTGCACGATCTGGTCCAGGCCATGCCGGGCGAGGTCGTGCGCTGGGCCCTGCTGAGCGCCCACTATCGCCAGCCGCTGGACTGGAACCAGGGGCTGCTGGATCAGTCGCGCAAGAACCTGGACCGTCTCTATGGGGCTTTGCACCGCGCCGCAAACATCGAGGCCGTCGGCGACGAACCGCCAGTCGAGTTTCTCAAGGCGATCGAGGACGACCTGAACACACCCGGCGCCATGGCGAGCCTGTTCGCCCTGTCGAGCGAGATCGAGCGCGGCATGACGGCGGGAGATGTCGATGCGGTGGCGTTGGCAAAGGGCCAGTTGATCGCGGCGGCTGATCTGCTGGGCGTGCTGCAGTCGGACCCGGCCGAATGGTTCTCGGGCGTCGATGAGGGCCTGAAGGCCGAGGTTGAGGCTTTGCTGGTCGAGCGACAGGCGGCTCGGTCGGCCAAGGACTGGGCCGAGGCGGACCGCATTCGCGACCGGCTAAACGCGCTGAACGTGGTGGTCATGGACGGCCCGACGGGCGCGACATGGCGCGTGAAGGCTTAG
- a CDS encoding EAL domain-containing protein, with translation MRHLTTGFLFFAYLFLGLTVGAVIWRAGLGLGAGASGAIGAIALFGAGHALIAGAAARASLKKEIEQVRAAHRLLADAMESTQGALTDLAQAIEDGAVNSTEALTGEVRMLEGLVQQMSVSIEERLAAAPPPRDPFETRLREQSGALLRTIHDALSENRVDLYLQPVVTLPQRRTVYYESFTRLRDSSDRVMMPAEYLSLAEGEGLVPAIDNLLLFRCAQIVRRLARQDRKVGVFCNIALNSLGDDTFFPQFLHFLSENRDLNQSLIFELGQANFDARGAVEARNMAKLADLGFRFSLDKVQTLDLDFADLQRADVRFIKVAADLLIEQLLDIDGAAPLPSLPDIQAADFAQLTRRYGVEVIAEKVEAERQIVDILELDVAMGQGHLFGEPRAIKDEVLAETDPPADFMRTTLRQAEQRRRIQ, from the coding sequence ATGCGCCATCTGACGACAGGTTTCCTGTTCTTCGCCTACCTGTTCCTCGGCCTGACGGTCGGGGCCGTGATCTGGCGCGCCGGCCTTGGCCTGGGCGCAGGCGCGTCCGGCGCCATCGGCGCCATCGCCCTCTTCGGCGCCGGTCATGCGCTGATCGCCGGCGCCGCGGCGCGAGCTTCATTGAAAAAAGAAATCGAACAGGTCCGCGCCGCGCACCGCCTCCTGGCCGACGCCATGGAGTCCACTCAAGGAGCCCTGACCGACCTGGCCCAGGCGATCGAAGACGGCGCCGTCAACAGCACCGAGGCTCTGACCGGCGAGGTCCGTATGCTGGAGGGCCTGGTGCAGCAGATGAGTGTCTCCATTGAGGAACGCCTGGCCGCCGCACCGCCGCCCCGCGACCCCTTCGAGACGCGGCTGCGCGAACAGTCGGGCGCCCTCCTGCGCACCATCCACGACGCGCTCAGCGAAAACCGCGTCGACCTGTACCTACAGCCGGTGGTCACCCTGCCCCAGCGGCGCACCGTCTATTATGAGAGCTTTACCCGCCTGCGCGATTCCTCGGATCGGGTGATGATGCCGGCCGAGTATCTTTCGCTGGCCGAGGGCGAAGGCCTGGTGCCCGCCATCGACAATCTACTGCTGTTCCGCTGCGCGCAGATCGTGCGCCGGCTGGCGCGACAGGACCGCAAGGTCGGCGTCTTCTGCAACATCGCCCTTAACAGCTTGGGCGACGACACCTTCTTCCCGCAGTTTCTGCATTTCCTGAGCGAGAACCGCGACCTCAACCAGTCGCTGATCTTCGAGCTGGGTCAGGCCAACTTCGATGCGCGAGGCGCGGTCGAGGCGCGCAACATGGCCAAGCTGGCCGACCTCGGCTTCCGCTTCTCGCTGGATAAGGTGCAGACGCTGGATCTGGACTTCGCGGACCTGCAGCGGGCGGACGTGCGCTTCATCAAAGTAGCGGCCGATCTGCTGATCGAACAGTTGCTGGACATCGACGGCGCGGCGCCCCTGCCCTCGCTGCCCGACATTCAGGCCGCCGACTTCGCCCAGCTGACGCGCCGCTACGGCGTCGAGGTCATTGCCGAAAAGGTCGAAGCCGAGCGGCAGATCGTCGACATCCTGGAACTGGACGTGGCCATGGGCCAGGGCCACCTGTTCGGCGAGCCCCGCGCCATCAAGGACGAGGTCCTGGCCGAGACGGACCCGCCGGCCGACTTCATGCGCACCACGCTGCGCCAGGCCGAACAGCGCCGTCGCATCCAGTGA
- a CDS encoding biopolymer transporter ExbD gives MGAKLSGPGGQGGKTVEQNSDINVTPFVDVMLVLLIIFMVAAPLATVSIRLDLPPATPPAPDQEIEEPVYITIQESGQLFIAENETSLGALAADVCAALGSGNCRDERVFVRAQAEVQYNQFMEVMNTLQENGFFKVGLLNEDIE, from the coding sequence ATGGGCGCCAAACTTTCCGGCCCTGGCGGCCAAGGCGGCAAGACGGTCGAACAGAACAGCGACATCAACGTCACGCCGTTCGTGGACGTGATGCTGGTGCTGCTGATCATCTTCATGGTCGCCGCGCCGCTGGCCACCGTGTCGATCCGCCTGGACCTGCCGCCGGCTACCCCGCCGGCGCCGGATCAGGAAATTGAAGAGCCGGTCTACATCACGATCCAGGAATCCGGACAGCTCTTCATCGCCGAGAATGAAACTTCGCTGGGAGCCCTGGCCGCGGATGTGTGCGCGGCGCTGGGCAGCGGGAACTGCCGCGATGAGCGCGTCTTCGTCCGCGCCCAGGCCGAAGTGCAGTACAATCAGTTCATGGAGGTCATGAACACCCTGCAGGAGAACGGCTTCTTCAAGGTCGGCCTGCTGAACGAAGACATCGAATAG
- a CDS encoding DNA-3-methyladenine glycosylase I: protein MTDRYSGRCGWCGTDPLYVAYHDTEWGVPEYGARALWEKLVLDGFQAGLAWITILRKREGMRDAFDGFDPEIVARYGEADRARLLADPRIIRSAAKIDAAIGGARIWLDMRDGGEDFSAWLWSFVDGEPVQNAWPDYRQVPTQTPQSQAMSKALKARGFKFCGPVITYAFMQAVGIVNDHQASCFRCEEVRPFGPSSHSV from the coding sequence GTGACCGACCGCTACTCGGGGCGCTGCGGCTGGTGCGGGACCGACCCGCTGTATGTCGCCTACCACGATACCGAATGGGGCGTGCCGGAATACGGCGCCCGCGCGCTGTGGGAAAAGCTGGTGCTGGACGGGTTTCAGGCCGGCCTGGCCTGGATCACCATTCTGAGGAAGCGCGAAGGGATGCGCGACGCCTTCGACGGTTTCGACCCGGAGATCGTGGCCCGCTACGGCGAGGCCGACCGCGCCCGGTTGCTGGCTGATCCCCGCATCATACGCTCCGCCGCCAAGATCGACGCGGCCATCGGCGGCGCCCGCATCTGGCTGGACATGCGCGACGGCGGCGAGGACTTCTCGGCCTGGCTGTGGAGCTTCGTCGACGGCGAACCCGTGCAGAACGCCTGGCCCGACTACCGCCAGGTGCCGACCCAGACGCCGCAATCCCAGGCCATGTCCAAGGCGCTGAAGGCCCGAGGCTTCAAGTTCTGCGGCCCCGTGATCACCTATGCCTTCATGCAGGCGGTCGGAATCGTCAACGACCACCAAGCAAGTTGCTTCCGCTGCGAGGAAGTTCGGCCCTTCGGGCCGTCCAGCCACAGTGTCTGA
- a CDS encoding lysophospholipid acyltransferase family protein has translation MPGDTAGAGLWRDLAWRAEALAFRGLVAFLRLLGVERASAAGGRALRALGPRTGTHKTVMRNLQIAFPNMGAAERERLAVDQWEQTGRTFAELAVMDQLTPQSGRIEIVGLERLHAIRDSGRPVVFMSGHLANFEVMAAVILAAGVPCQVTYRAANNPYVDALIRRNRERYGVRLFAPKGDGTRELMAGMKRGDSIALLVDQKYDQGPEVEFFGQPVNASPGAARMALKFGTVMQPLSVVRLANARFRVTAHEPITVADTGDRAADILAGVQAANRFVEDRVREVPVDWFWVHRRWPRKVYAALDASSP, from the coding sequence TTGCCTGGTGACACCGCGGGCGCGGGTCTTTGGCGAGACCTGGCGTGGCGCGCCGAGGCCTTGGCCTTTCGCGGGCTCGTGGCCTTCTTGCGCCTGCTCGGGGTTGAGCGGGCATCGGCGGCAGGCGGTCGGGCGCTCAGAGCCCTGGGCCCGCGAACCGGCACGCACAAGACCGTCATGCGCAACCTGCAAATCGCCTTTCCGAACATGGGCGCGGCCGAACGCGAGCGTTTGGCTGTCGATCAATGGGAGCAGACGGGCCGGACCTTTGCTGAACTGGCGGTGATGGACCAACTCACGCCGCAGAGCGGTCGCATCGAAATTGTCGGACTTGAACGGCTCCACGCCATTCGCGACAGCGGCCGTCCGGTGGTGTTCATGTCCGGACACCTGGCGAATTTCGAGGTTATGGCGGCGGTGATCCTGGCTGCCGGCGTTCCGTGCCAGGTGACCTATCGCGCTGCGAACAACCCTTATGTAGACGCCCTGATCCGTCGCAATCGCGAGCGCTATGGCGTGCGCCTGTTTGCACCAAAGGGCGACGGCACGCGCGAACTGATGGCTGGAATGAAGCGAGGCGACTCCATCGCCCTGCTGGTCGACCAGAAGTACGATCAGGGGCCGGAAGTCGAATTCTTCGGCCAACCGGTCAATGCTTCGCCGGGCGCGGCGCGGATGGCGCTGAAGTTTGGAACCGTGATGCAGCCGCTGTCGGTGGTGCGGCTGGCCAACGCCCGCTTCCGGGTGACGGCCCACGAACCGATCACCGTGGCGGATACCGGAGACAGGGCTGCGGACATCCTCGCTGGCGTTCAGGCGGCTAACCGTTTTGTGGAGGATCGCGTACGAGAGGTCCCGGTGGACTGGTTCTGGGTCCACCGGCGCTGGCCGCGCAAGGTCTACGCCGCGCTGGACGCATCATCGCCCTGA
- a CDS encoding SDR family NAD(P)-dependent oxidoreductase, whose protein sequence is MQLFDLSGKVAVITGSSRGIGRAVAERLAEHGARVVISSRKAGPCDEVAAEINAKHGESRAIAIPANIASKDDLQRLVDETNAAFGQIDILVCNAATNPYAGPMAGISDEQFEKILQNNVISNHWLIQMVAPQMLERKDGSIIIVSSIGGLRGNALIGAYNVSKAADMQLARNLAVEWGPSNVRVNCIAPGLVQTDFAKYLWENPVLLKQVTDPAPLKRIGQPDEIAGAAVYLASPASAYMTGQTLVVDGGITIAW, encoded by the coding sequence ATGCAGTTGTTCGATCTGAGCGGCAAGGTGGCCGTCATCACGGGGTCCTCGCGCGGGATCGGCCGCGCGGTGGCCGAGCGGCTGGCCGAGCATGGCGCGCGCGTCGTCATCTCGTCGCGCAAAGCCGGCCCGTGCGACGAGGTCGCCGCCGAGATCAACGCGAAACACGGCGAAAGCCGCGCCATCGCCATCCCCGCCAACATCGCCTCCAAGGACGACCTTCAGCGCCTGGTGGACGAAACCAACGCCGCCTTTGGCCAGATCGACATCTTGGTCTGCAACGCCGCAACCAACCCCTACGCCGGGCCCATGGCCGGCATTTCGGACGAACAGTTCGAGAAGATCCTTCAGAACAACGTCATTTCGAACCACTGGCTGATCCAGATGGTCGCGCCCCAGATGCTGGAGCGGAAGGACGGGTCGATCATCATCGTGTCGTCGATCGGCGGCCTGCGAGGCAATGCCCTGATCGGCGCCTACAATGTCTCCAAGGCGGCGGACATGCAGTTGGCGCGAAACCTGGCGGTCGAGTGGGGGCCGTCGAACGTGCGGGTCAACTGCATTGCGCCCGGCTTGGTGCAGACCGATTTCGCCAAATATCTGTGGGAAAATCCCGTTCTGCTGAAGCAGGTGACCGACCCGGCGCCGCTGAAGCGCATCGGCCAACCCGACGAGATCGCTGGCGCCGCCGTTTATCTGGCGTCGCCGGCTTCGGCCTATATGACCGGCCAGACGCTGGTTGTGGACGGCGGGATCACCATTGCCTGGTGA